The following are encoded in a window of Carassius auratus strain Wakin chromosome 6, ASM336829v1, whole genome shotgun sequence genomic DNA:
- the LOC113094273 gene encoding methyltransferase-like protein 7A, protein MTLFMNSFAFLVKVLTLPLQIAEVIGLMSIYKRVFPLIVYKFSFSYNDKMNDSKRELFRNLEKFFPAKGSLRILELGCGSGANFEHYPTGCRITCIDPNPHFQKYLEKSMAKNDHLVYDSFIVASGENLKAVESNAMDVVVCTLVLCTVQDTQKVLQEAKRVLRPGGAFFFLEHVVSDPSSWIYFFQHVLQPFWYYFGDGCETTRATWKQLEAAGFSDLQLRHIQAPLFFMIKPHIVGYAVK, encoded by the exons ATGACGCTGTTTATGAACTCTTTCGCTTTTTTAGTCAAAGTCCTCACTCTACCGCTGCAAATTGCGGAGGTGATTGGACTTATGTCTATCTACAAACGCGTCTTTCCTTTAATCGTCTATAAATTCTCGTTCTCCTACAATGATAAAATGAACGACAGCAAAAGGGAACTATTTCGAAACCTGGAAAAATTCTTCCCCGCGAAAGGCTCTCTGCGCATCCTGGAGCTGGGCTGCGGATCCGGGGCGAACTTTGAGCATTACCCGACGGGCTGCAGGATCACATGCATCGACCCCAACCCGCATTTCCAAAAGTACCTTGAGAAAAGCATGGCGAAAAACGACCACCTCGTTTATGACAGCTTCATAGTGGCGTCGGGGGAGAATCTAAAGGCGGTGGAGAGCAACGCGATGGATGTTGTGGTGTGCACGCTGGTTCTGTGCACAGTCCAGGACACGCAGAAGGTTCTGCAAGAAGCAAAGAGAGTTCTGAGGCCT ggAGGTGCATTTTTCTTCCTTGAACATGTGGTGTCTGACCCCTCAAGCTGGATTTACTTTTTTCAACATGTTCTTCAACCATTCTG GTATTATTTCGGTGATGGCTGTGAGACAACCCGTGCTACTTGGAAGCAGCTTGAGGCAGCTGGATTCTCGGACCTACAGCTACGTCACATCCAAGCTCCTCTGTTTTTTATGATCAAACCACACATTGTTGGTTATGCAGTCaaatga
- the atf1 gene encoding cyclic AMP-dependent transcription factor ATF-1 — MEEVQQINSNGSDQTVAIPTTITASHLSQIAQMSLGGNPVTVVQLPSGQFQVQSVIQSAQSSVIQSPSAQAQGQGSDSDDSQESSDSGASNQKSREILARRPSYRKILNDLSAEEVATQNEGEEESSTSSAITSVSLPTPIYQTSTGQYIAISSNGSLQLASAGSEGVQGLQTLTMTNSNPNQPTILQYAQTADGQQILLPSNQVVLQGAGGEMQAYQIRSSSSSLPQTVVMTSPVISSQGKSDDPQMKREIRLAKNREAARECRRKKKEYVKCLENRVAVLENQNKTLIEELKTLKDLYCVKTG, encoded by the exons ATGGAGGAGGTCCAGCAGATTAACAGTAATGGCTCTGATCAAACTGTTGCCATCCCCACAACTATAACTGCCTCTCACTTATCACAGATAGCACAG ATGTCTCTGGGTGGGAATCCAGTGACAGTGGTTCAGCTGCCCAGCGGTCAGTTCCAGGTTCAAAGTGTGATTCAGTCAGCACAGTCATCAGTTATCCAGTCTCCATCAGCACAAGCACAG GGCCAAGGATCTGACAGTGATGATTCTCAGGAATCAAGTGACAGCGGAGCATCTAACCAGAAATCAAGAGAGATCTTGGCTCGGCGCCCATCATACAG GAAGATTCTAAACGATCTATCAGCTGAGGAAGTGGCGACTCAGAATGAGGGAGAAGAGGAAAGCTCAACCTCCTCTGCCATAACAAGCGTCTCACTCCCGACCCCGATCTACCAGACAAGCACTGGCCAATACA TTGCGATTTCATCCAATGGCTCTCTGCAGCTGGCGAGTGCTGGTTCAGAGGGTGTGCAAGGCCTGCAGACTCTCACCATGACCAACTCGAACCCGAACCAGCCAACTATCCTGCAGTACGCTCAGACCGCCGACGGACAACAGATTCTGCTGCCTAGTAACCAGGTGGTGCTCCAAG GTGCAGGGGGAGAAATGCAAGCTTATCAGATCCGCTCTTCTTCCTCCTCGCTGCCTCAGACCGTCGTCATGACATCACCTGTTATCAGCTCTCAGGGCAAAAGCGATGACCCGCAAATGAAGAGAGAGATACGCCTGGCGAAGAACAG GGAGGCAGCCAGAGAGTGCCGCAGAAAGAAAAAGGAGTATGTGAAATGTTTGGAGAACCGTGTGGCTGTCCTGGAGAATCAGAACAAGACTCTTATCGAGGAGCTCAAGACATTAAAAGACCTGTACTGTGTTAAAACTGGCTAA